The DNA window GTTGCTTGCTTCTGTGCACAAGGACAGCCTCACCCACCTCCTAAAATGCCAGCACTGAAAAAGCAATAGAACAATGAAAACCACCTTCTCTGAGCCATtacaggctttgcacacatgcATTCGTATGTTACATCCAAATGCAATTCTATCAATCTAATTTTGACACCTAAACTTCACAGTATCAAACTTCATTAATGAAGGTACAGCAAAAAagtgcctccggtggcgcagcggtagaattcccgtctgcaacaccagggggcccgggttcgaatccccccctgtggagcagggggtagaagtgccgctctgctacacagagggctcgaatcccgggagttggactcgatgatctctaaggtcccttccaactcgcacaatactatgatactatgatactatgaaaaagAGCAGCTACTGCAGGCACAGCAAGCAGCAACGCTCAGCGGTGGAACTCAGTCCAAGGCCAGACAAGGCAGCACATCATGAGAGCTCATGCTTCAGAGTGGCCCAACGTTTCTCTGCACCTCGGGATTTGTTCAGCTAGCCTTAGGCACATTTCTTACAGTGCACTAATAATTTTGGCTTTACTCCACGTCACTCGCACTGCATACAGGCAAGTTGTCTATGCTGTGCCACGTTACCTCGCTTTTATTGAGCATACTTGCTCTTCTGTCTGTGGGCAATTAACTCAATTTGCGACAAATAAAAGTTTCAGCAACCAGTTTAAACTCCTCATCAGGCTTTTGGCACGGGCTGCAAAAAGCCTGCCAGCAAACTAtggccacaagcagcagttGTTTCCCTGGTTAAAACTAATTCTGCAGTGAGATCCCTCTCCAGCTGCACCACAGACTACAGCTTTTCAGCTACCCCTGCCATGTAGTTCTCTCACCTCTGTTGCACAGGAGAGGGTATATCCTGTAAGAGGTAAACGAGCGGTATGTATTTACTTGAGGAATGACTCCAAAATACACAGTGCAGCAATCTGTTCAAGAACTTAGTATAGACTTATTGCAAATAAGAGACCACTATGTCCTCTCTGGCCAGTCAAGCTagacataggaaaaaaaaagaaagagggggggaagggagagaagcaATTGCACCCATTCGCACACACAagtttactgaagaaaatggcTGGTTTTGAATGTtgcctcccttctcctccaaTCCCCTAACACAACACTGCCTGCTCTAAAAACACGGTCTATGTTCTCACCTCCGCGCACTTTACTGCTGTCTCTCAGACTTCCCCTAACAAAACTGCATGGGTTACCAGAAAGATGTACACCCAGACATCTGGGCTGATCCCTCTGATCAGGCAGTAAAACTGTTAAGGCCTGGGTCTAAATTTGCCATGTGGAGAGACTGCCTTACTGCATacatatgtaaaaaaaatagcacCTGAGTTATTACAGAGTGCAGCTCTccacaaaacagaaatcttcaGTTAAACTATGATTCTGTTAATTTTGCTTTGCCTCTTTATATCTCATTTGCACTTTCATTTGTTACAGTCTGTGCATTGGTACCTTACAAAACCTCTCTCACTGTACCACCTGGACACCCGTATTTGTCTGGAAAGTTTCTTCTTATCTTGATTGGAGTCTATCTTGAAAGCATACAGCCTGTTACGCTGCAGTTTATTACCTTCAACAGAGCCTGAAGAAGACAAAAGACACCTCAGGACTTTAAATGGTCCATTGATGTTCTGTTGCAACCTTTATTTAAACAGCCAGTTTGGCTAAGATGGCCTAAACAGACAAGGAACAAATCAGAAAGATTAAGCATATGACAACCACATAAACAAAATTCCATCCCAGATCCTGGTATGAGCTCCAAGTAGCATTTCTGCCTTATACTGCAGTGCTTTTATTTGTGCAGTTAGAAATTAAAActcaagaaagaaacatttttattacaaCAGCATCCAactgcagcaagcagccctTTATCACATTTGGGTACTGTTTATTTAAGAGCTTATCACATGACCAAACCactacaaacagaaaactgaagccTAATGGAAAGGAGTGAGCCTAAGCTTCCTCACATATCAATGTGTTGCCTAAGCTGATTGCACCCctccagtaatgcttccctaGGCACAAGCTGTACAACAGCTAACGCACATCATATCAGAAATGGTATGAGCAAATACACCTCTTCATTAACCCACCAGAAAGCTAACAAGGACTACAAGGCAGCTGGTGCCCAGCCTGGATTTGCTCTGGCCTTCCTAGCTATTATTTCCACTTGAGTCCTCGTCTGGGTTTCCCTGTGAGGTGACCTACACAACAGACAGACCTTCTGCAGATTGGGAAATAGCATTACAAGATCAGCTCTCGGGGTATCAGAGTgtaatggggaaaaagaaaaaaaaaagatgagtttCAACAAATGTCTCCTAATCTAGTTCAATCAAGTACAAAAATACCTTTATTTTCTGGTGAATATGCCTCAGTGAATCCGCTGTGCCCATGTCCACGTTGTCACTGATGTACACAAAATCCAGCTTCATTTTTGTGTCCAAGTTTAGCATCTTTTGGATTTCCTTCCTTGTAATCACGATCACCTCTAGAAGAGGAAAGTGGGATGAAATCAAACAACAGTAAAACTCTGGAACTTTGCCTTTCACCCCACCCAATCCTGCACAGCTCACTGGGTACCACCACCAAGCACAGCATCTCAAGGCATTGGTTAAACTATTGCCAACACCAGCTTGGCAAAGAAGTGGAGTAGTTTGTGAACATCAAACTCATTCCACCTAGAAAAGAGAAGGTAAAAGTGTATTTGAAGAGTATCAATGGTGGCGTGAAAGCAAATTTTCCAAAATGGGGAATATGAGAACAGAagctttgcaggaaaaaaataaaaataaaaaaatgaatgagaaaacaaaagagcaagaaaGCTTTTCCCTTGgcctggaagaaaaagaaatggacacACAGtcaggtaaaaataaatcaataaataatcACCACCCATCCACTGCATCCTCCTTTTAGGAttttaaacaaagcagagcaaacaaTACAGCCCTTAGCCTAAGAAGTTCCTGCCATGCGATGAAAACAGACTAAGAATATACCTGCATAGGTCAAAAATGATGTTCTGCAACTGCTagcagaaaataaggaaatggaaacaaacaggagagcTGTGTGGGAGATGTGTGACAGTTTGGTACCAGAGCTACCAGAGGGCTCCCCTCTCACTCTGTGCAGGATGCCAGTTAGAAGCAGGGCAAGAAGTAATTGGTGGAAAAAGAACTGGTGTCAGGTAGAGGCTACAAGCCCACACTTTAGCATAAATTTGTTGAGAAGGACAAAGGCCTAAATATTAGGAAGGATGATGTGCTTGCAGTTGGGACAAAAGGGAAGCAGTGAATCAGACTGGGGAACACCTACTTGTTAACACAGGCAAGTAATAAGAACCAAATTGTCACCTAACAAATAACTACAATTACAATGCAGGGAGGGAATCCATACTACTGCAGAATTTACACAAGAAGGTGCTGCTTGGCCAGGgagcagaagcaagaaaagcaaggagGTGGTTGGTTGCTTATGGAAGCTGCATACATAAATCTTGCATATCCAGGTTTTCGAAGAACACAGAAAGGTTCTCAAGGATttcttaacaaaacaaaataaaggcaaagGACTACAttgatttttccctttgttgCTGGGCACCAAAACAGTAATAAGCTAACCTGAATACATCGTGTACGCTAATTGGTACATCACCAGAAAGAACAACAGTTTGGTCACATTCTCAACACAGAACGTCGAAGAGATGCTCTATGATGCAGTcgctgaagagaaacaaaagaagcagcagaaaagcaaagtacaaaagcaaacattacAAGGCTACCAGCtcctcctgtgctgctctgcctaAAGCCCAGCACCgagctgctcactgcagcaaTGACTGAATGCCTCACACAGGGCAGGTAACCTGAACTTCAGGCCAAACTGGAACAACAAAGCAGGAGCTATCCAAGAGAACTGACGTGCACCTCACACCATTACTATGAATGACTCACAGAAATACATGTGGAGAAGGCTTCTGATTAACGCCAGCAAAGATGGCAACGTTGGGAAAAGCATACGGATGAGGAAAGCCTTGagagggggctgggagggggcaaggggtgggaagggagcaCGCACAGGAACGCAGCCAGGCGCGACATTGACAACAGCGGCTCTAATGCAGAGAAGCGACCTTCTGCTAAGGCAGCACAGCGAGCAACCATCGCGAGGTGGCAGGATGCCCGAGGTGGcggcaggaaggcagcagggcgCAGGGTGAGCCGCCTGCCCTCTTCCCCACCCCGGGTACCGCCTCACCTTCGAAGCCGGCGCGCTCCAGGAGGTTGAGCGGGTACCAGAGCAGGGGCCGGTTGCCCACCGGGAGCAGCGGCTTCGGGATGCTGGAGGTCAAGTCCGTCATGCGAgagccgccgcccgccgccatcACCACGGCCTGGAACTCCATCTGCCACAGAGAAACGGCATCACTCACACACGGCAGCACCGGGCAGGCCCGGGCCGAACCGAGGTAACACCGGTTCGCTCCGGCCCAGCCCCTCGCGGCTGCTCGGAAGCACGCGCGGACCCCCGTTCTCTCCCACGGCCGCACCGGTCCCGCCCGACCCCGCCGTTACCTCCGCTCCGCCGGCGCCCAGCACCTCTCTGACAGAACCACAATGGCGGCGCCGGCGCGCAGTGCGCATGCGCCTGGAGTGCCGAACGCGTCGATAGCGGAGGGCGGCGGGAGAGCGCCGATCGGATCGATCCCCTCCGAGCCTGGTAGCCAGGTCAGCGAGAGGAACACCGAGGGGAGGAGCGAGGGATGACCGAGTCGTGGATCGCTGTCTGGCTGCGGGGAGGCACGGCGCCCCCATGTGGCCCGGGGTGGAACTGCACTGTaggggagctgcaggatgcAATGCGGGGAGTAGTCTGTAGGGGGACAGTTTGAGGGGGGCGGGGGGTATCTCTAGCCAGGCAGCAGGAAACAACAAGGTAGTTGCACTGAGATGGGAGGGAACCACCGATCCCACAGAATCCCGGGGACAAGAGGATAAGGATGGGGGTACTCCCATGGCCGGAAAACGTCAGAGCAGCCCCTACACGGCGCTCCCCACACCAAGGACACAGCTGTGACCAGTCAGTGTTTTATTGCCACTAGTCCCAGTTGTCCTTGTCGGTGTCGATGGACATGCAGTTATACACGGCGAAGCGCAGCAGCTCTTCACACATCTTGACCCTGGGGGCGAGACACTGGGTTAGACCTGGGCCTGTCACCAAACTCCCCCACTGCCCCCCCACGGTGGGGAGGCTGAGCGTCCTCGTCCCCAGGCAGACTCACGAGGAGTATTTGGGCAAGTACATGGTGCAGGAGCACGTGGAGGCCTCAGGCATCATGTCCAACCGCTCAGGGCTTGGGAGAAAGGAGAGATGGGTCAGGGGTCCGCACGGCAGGACCACAGCCTGCAGGACAGGCAGACTCACAGGGAGCGGTCCGGGTAGATGGTGAGCTGAACCGGGAGGCGGCTGCGGCCGGTGACGAACTTGAGGAAGCGGCTGAGATCCTCTGGAAGAGGACAGGGAACAGAGATGGGGTCACCTCCAGGGCCTGGGAAAGCCAAGGGACACTCCCGGCAGAAGAAGTGACCCTGAAGGCCTGGCCCAGTGGGTGAAGAGCAGGACAGCAGTCGCTCACCGCTGGTAAAGTTCTTGAGGGCATCCCAGAACTGCTGGACGCGGTAGCTCTCAAAGTCCTCAAAGGTGACTGCAGCAAGGAATGCACAGGGATTTTGTGAGAAGAGCTCCACAAAGGACACCAACATGGGGTGCCAGGGTGCGGGGTGACCGCCTGTCCCCACACACAGGGCAGGATGCATGCAGAGGATGAGCAGCATCCATGAGCGCAGCTTAATGCTGCCCACTACTTACTGTACTTCTTCAGCTCGTCTACTGTCACCTCAGGGATTCCgcagaccttcctctccagctgctgccaggtgaGCAGgtccagcacagcctggggcaCCACGCGGAGCAGCCCGGCACGAATGGCCGCCACCTGAGGAGAGCCAAATCACTGCAGCAGGCCCCACAACCCACTGTGAACAACCAGGCCAAACAGAGGACCTGACAAGCGATCCCTTTGCACGGCCAGGGCCATGGCATTACCTGCTCCTTGCTCTCCTCCAGCCGAGCCTTCTGCACCAGACGGATGAACTCCTTGCGGTCCTCAAAGCGCACCACggtgctgctgccctttggGATCAGCTCCACCATGCGCTGGTCACTCCGCACCGTTGTGTAGGTCAGCTCCTTGCCAAACATGAAGTCGAAGGCCTCCCTGTCCACTTCCtccagcatctgcagcagcttcaCCTGCCACCCAATGGGACAATGCTGTCACAGCAGAGCCGGAGGCAGCCATGGGTGCACATGCTACGGTCCTGGTCCTGCTCACCAGCTCCACATCCACAGCAGCAAAGTCCTTGCTCCAGATGATCTCCTCCCCGGACAGCTGCTTCCACACCAGACTGGGCAGAGCCAGGACCTGCAGGGGGATTGGAGATGtgccctccccagcagcagccaaggaTGGCCCAGCCACGGGATATGGTGGCAGGGGAACCAGTGGCATGGATTTGACCCACACCAAAGCTGTTTGCCACCAAGCAGGCAGTGCCATGCTCACCAGAATCTCCTTGCTCCTTAGGGCCGCTCCCATGAGCTGTCCGATCCACTCATACTTAGGGAAGTCCTTGCAGGAGGGGTTGGGGACGTACATGTCCCTGGTGTCGCTGCTGCTGTTACCCTGTGGGAGGGAGACACCAAACTCTAATTCAACCCCAGCCCAGAGTCTGCTGTGAGGATGCTGCTGGGTTGGGGGTGCCAAACCTGATTGGATGTGCGCACAAAGAAGGGCAGGGGCACAGGGACATCACCCGAGCTGGGACACAGCTCCTCTGAGATGTCTGTCAAACAGTCCCGAAAACCACCACCTGCACAGGAGACAGTTTGTAGTGTGGGACACAGTGAGCCTGCAGGATTTGACCACCCACACCTCCACCATTGCAGCAGAGACCCCCAAACTGTGCCCAGTGACAGGAGGGACAGGAGAGCTCTCACCACTATCAATGACGCCTTCCGTGGTGAAGACACATTCCCACCACTGGCTGTGGGTCTGAGGCCACCTGTGGGGAAGCAACAACCCTATGCAAACCTCCTCTgagaggcacagcagcacttatTGCCTGCATCCTGCTCCAGGGAGGCGACACAAAGCTGAAAATCCACCTGTAGTCCAGGAGACAGTTGTTGGTTTTGGAAGGCTGCAGGTTCTCATACACCTGCAGAATAGTATgatggagggagatggagaggcAGCGATGCTGAGTGATGCCAAACCATCAAGCACTCGATTTGATGCTGCTGTACCTGGATGAAGACTGTGTTCTGGCCACTAGGGTCCAGCTCAGGGTGAGCCCTGTGCTCACGGGCCAGCTGCCGGTTGATGAGTAGCTTTGGCAGCAAGCAAGGTGGGCTGCTTTCTGAGCTCTGCAGGCAACAGGTGACGAGGGTTTTGCCCAGcttgcacagctgcagaaatggctTCATGCCCTAATGGAGAACACGCAATGGGGTTAGAGACCTGATCCTGCCCCACGTACCCTCTTTTGTCCTCCTCGGCATCACAGGGGATGCTCAGCTCCCCCATCCCTCCAGCAACAGCT is part of the Excalfactoria chinensis isolate bCotChi1 chromosome 8, bCotChi1.hap2, whole genome shotgun sequence genome and encodes:
- the LOC140255398 gene encoding E3 ubiquitin-protein ligase HECTD3-like isoform X3 → MRTGEEATHQVLGRLRFLLQCSECFRRSRPLPAALCYVPREVQYKICKDPSAAASSRSLFSVWDSPGPARGSKRATIELQKGGCLRATGEEYRNSEGLWVKLRKEHLEEYGVCHELEEGWVLAQRFGEWGDKLVPVDLVERIQQQPQTFGMDYKPVARSVPPNWSYEKDMELGHFLYDFTNRDQHCKDCVKEHLNSIEVSSQLDDFKVSHLTDNQADTYWESNGSPGQHWVRLHMKKCSVIKKLWLVLDSNINSYIPRRVAVYGGPANRLQHLRTVLINENSYRDVCILRDMKTHMPVLEIRILECRELGYNVRLRGIKFKSFLEADLNLNADMFQRAQLVRYPLLEGVDADVLYRRAIVIQRFAQLLDSVLGYVIPITDEIDSAFSVLRGMKPFLQLCKLGKTLVTCCLQSSESSPPCLLPKLLINRQLAREHRAHPELDPSGQNTVFIQVYENLQPSKTNNCLLDYRWPQTHSQWWECVFTTEGVIDSGGGFRDCLTDISEELCPSSGDVPVPLPFFVRTSNQGNSSSDTRDMYVPNPSCKDFPKYEWIGQLMGAALRSKEILVLALPSLVWKQLSGEEIIWSKDFAAVDVELVKLLQMLEEVDREAFDFMFGKELTYTTVRSDQRMVELIPKGSSTVVRFEDRKEFIRLVQKARLEESKEQVAAIRAGLLRVVPQAVLDLLTWQQLERKVCGIPEVTVDELKKYITFEDFESYRVQQFWDALKNFTSEDLSRFLKFVTGRSRLPVQLTIYPDRSLPERLDMMPEASTCSCTMYLPKYSSVKMCEELLRFAVYNCMSIDTDKDNWD